From the genome of Halomonas sp. MCCC 1A13316, one region includes:
- a CDS encoding alcohol dehydrogenase catalytic domain-containing protein yields MDAMVLTGHGDIDKLVYRDDVATPRPGPGEVLVQVTATAKNNTDRKAREGLYPTKDKGEVTSFAMGGEPTLTFPRIQGADVAGRVVAVGEGVSAARIGERGLLDFNLYADERRDINLTPDYYGHGADGGYAEYIAVPSDQFHHVPNPELADAELAAMGMCSYQTGYHMMTSAKVAAGERVLVSGASGGVGAALIQMCRIVGAIPYAVSQPDKADSLLALGAEAVIDRGDLPTFVERVLEATGGAPIDAVMDLVGGEMTDLFIDTMIQNMKARTTYPRLSIAGASGGNLSEIMWTRVYLYQVQIFGVSHGTREEAEQLVEWIRDGHLKPVLHAAFKLSELHQAERYFVNRGSNYLGKIVIVPDSQWDEHGAPFALEGNA; encoded by the coding sequence ATGGACGCCATGGTCCTGACCGGCCACGGCGACATCGACAAGCTCGTCTATCGCGATGACGTCGCCACTCCGCGCCCGGGGCCGGGCGAGGTGCTGGTGCAGGTTACTGCCACGGCCAAGAACAACACCGACCGCAAGGCCCGCGAAGGGCTTTACCCGACCAAGGACAAAGGTGAGGTGACCTCGTTCGCCATGGGCGGCGAGCCGACCCTGACTTTCCCCAGAATACAGGGCGCCGACGTGGCCGGGCGCGTGGTGGCAGTGGGCGAGGGCGTGAGCGCTGCGCGCATCGGCGAGCGCGGCCTGCTCGACTTCAACCTCTACGCGGACGAGCGTCGCGACATCAACCTGACACCCGACTATTACGGCCATGGTGCCGATGGGGGCTATGCCGAGTACATCGCCGTGCCGTCGGATCAGTTCCATCACGTGCCCAATCCGGAGCTCGCCGACGCCGAGCTGGCGGCGATGGGCATGTGCTCCTACCAGACCGGCTATCACATGATGACCTCGGCCAAGGTGGCAGCGGGCGAACGGGTGCTGGTCAGCGGCGCCAGCGGCGGTGTGGGTGCCGCGCTGATCCAGATGTGCCGCATCGTCGGCGCGATTCCCTATGCGGTGAGCCAGCCCGACAAGGCGGACTCGCTGCTCGCGCTGGGCGCCGAGGCGGTGATAGATCGCGGTGACCTGCCTACCTTCGTCGAGCGCGTGCTCGAGGCCACCGGCGGCGCTCCCATCGATGCCGTGATGGACCTGGTCGGCGGTGAGATGACCGATCTGTTCATCGACACCATGATCCAGAACATGAAGGCCCGCACCACCTATCCGCGGCTCTCCATCGCCGGTGCCAGCGGTGGCAACCTGAGCGAGATCATGTGGACCCGTGTCTACCTCTACCAGGTGCAGATCTTCGGCGTCTCCCACGGCACCCGCGAGGAGGCCGAGCAACTGGTGGAGTGGATTCGCGATGGCCATCTGAAGCCGGTGCTGCACGCCGCCTTCAAGCTTTCCGAACTGCACCAGGCGGAGCGCTATTTCGTCAATCGCGGCAGCAACTACCTGGGCAAGATCGTCATCGTGCCCGATTCGCAGTGGGACGAGCACGGGGCGCCCTTCGCGCTCGAGGGTAACGCATGA
- a CDS encoding diacylglycerol/lipid kinase family protein encodes MNYWLIVNDTAGDGRRGEHHWREHLEAAGLKHLRVGQLKDTDWEREVEPGDRVLVAGGDGSVGRVATVCIERKATMAVLPSGTANDFARNLVLPEDPAELCRLAVSDHTASVDVAWINDRLYLNVAHIGLGTMPAREATHERKQRLGRFSYLITLAQRARLQRGFSGRIECDNGVVEGRWLTIAIASGAYFGGGHSIAEARIDDGRLDVIAVRHRSWFRVVMAFLATRLMGHTPHHDDTLEHLQSSQCHIQLQQARTLTADGETLGRMSNVSAFTRRGVLRVACHPLVASQLATLHPAEDRPPGFDAPMVRPNPLQGRDEAGR; translated from the coding sequence ATGAACTATTGGCTTATCGTCAATGACACCGCCGGCGATGGACGCCGTGGGGAGCACCATTGGCGGGAGCATCTGGAGGCAGCCGGCCTCAAGCACCTGCGGGTGGGCCAACTCAAGGATACCGACTGGGAGCGGGAGGTCGAGCCCGGCGACCGGGTGTTGGTGGCCGGCGGCGACGGCTCGGTGGGCCGGGTCGCCACGGTCTGTATCGAGCGGAAGGCTACCATGGCCGTGCTGCCCTCCGGTACGGCAAACGATTTCGCACGCAACCTGGTTCTGCCCGAGGATCCGGCCGAGCTGTGCCGCCTGGCGGTATCCGACCATACGGCCAGCGTGGATGTCGCCTGGATCAACGACCGGTTGTATCTCAATGTCGCCCATATCGGGCTCGGCACCATGCCCGCTCGCGAGGCCACGCATGAGCGCAAGCAGCGCCTGGGGCGCTTCAGCTACCTGATCACCTTGGCCCAGCGGGCAAGATTGCAGCGTGGCTTTTCCGGACGGATCGAATGCGACAATGGGGTGGTCGAAGGACGCTGGCTGACCATTGCCATCGCCTCGGGCGCCTATTTCGGCGGCGGTCACAGCATTGCCGAGGCCCGCATCGACGATGGGCGGCTGGACGTGATAGCGGTGCGACACCGCTCATGGTTCAGGGTGGTAATGGCGTTTCTCGCGACTCGCCTGATGGGACATACGCCGCATCACGATGACACTCTGGAGCACCTGCAGTCGTCCCAGTGCCATATACAGCTGCAGCAGGCCCGAACCCTGACCGCCGATGGCGAGACGCTCGGACGCATGAGCAACGTCTCGGCATTTACCCGACGCGGCGTGCTCCGTGTCGCCTGCCATCCCCTTGTTGCGTCCCAACTGGCCACGCTACACCCGGCGGAAGACAGGCCTCCCGGATTCGATGCACCCATGGTGCGTCCCAACCCGCTCCAGGGACGTGATGAAGCCGGCCGCTAG
- a CDS encoding CBS domain-containing protein translates to MQVREVMTKRPDYCPADATIRQVAERMRKDDSGFEPLVQGDRIMGTVTDRDLTVRALAEGKNPDDKASSIATSEVLYAFEDQDVKDVLRNMQEQKVQRLVVLINQSDKSLVGVVTLSDIADRCEDDEMAREIANCSKHYH, encoded by the coding sequence ATGCAGGTACGTGAAGTGATGACCAAGCGTCCCGATTATTGTCCGGCCGACGCGACTATTCGCCAAGTTGCCGAGCGTATGCGCAAGGATGATTCAGGCTTCGAACCGCTGGTTCAAGGTGACCGGATCATGGGCACCGTCACGGATCGCGATCTAACGGTTCGCGCTCTCGCCGAAGGCAAGAACCCGGACGACAAGGCGAGTTCCATCGCCACTTCCGAGGTGCTTTACGCCTTCGAGGATCAGGACGTGAAGGACGTATTGCGCAACATGCAGGAACAGAAAGTGCAGCGTCTGGTGGTACTCATCAACCAGAGCGACAAGAGCCTCGTCGGTGTGGTGACCTTGAGCGACATTGCCGATCGTTGCGAGGACGACGAAATGGCGCGTGAGATCGCCAACTGCAGTAAGCATTACCATTGA
- a CDS encoding alpha/beta fold hydrolase, giving the protein MTITDSRAWHLLGALPLTLLLSTTPGQAQTTDEPPRLESAECPTEALRELGATCHTFHAPENWEAPDGKTISLPVAVIEPESGEQDEDTLPVFFFPGGPGYSSLGELEYMEQLLEDVGNRTLVTMDHRGFIHADPALECPGYAEVSPYHNIIHTPAITASLEPMHRLGIITSAVEACYRKLTEEGHDVSQYNSHTVSRDVDELRQLLGHERIDGFGSSTGSGTLASFIQYHPESIRAAIFGWPWFNHLRNRPPVDELYTAKQTFTDTLALCAAEDEACREMLPNWMQAFDRARRMLDARPYVAHVATPYGRTETLYFDGAALFDTLYLTLASDYAELPSLLAEVGAGDYSRLEAFFRTDDYDPEPEAPNYALGYFLAHVCSDMGTNRPSRDDSISAVEREPAVLGFEPPWLCAWWGEDGDVPAEHNDPPVSETPALAIHGEMDPCCGTRWSRHLQRTMPNLQYVELQALGHSPVNECRSTLIQAFLDDPHSPVDASCRDETAREPWVIETSAE; this is encoded by the coding sequence ATGACAATAACGGATTCTCGCGCCTGGCACTTGCTGGGCGCCCTGCCGCTGACGCTGCTTCTCTCCACGACGCCAGGTCAGGCACAGACGACCGACGAGCCGCCGCGTCTGGAAAGTGCGGAGTGCCCGACCGAGGCCCTCCGAGAGCTGGGCGCGACTTGCCATACCTTTCACGCACCCGAGAATTGGGAAGCACCCGACGGCAAGACTATCTCCCTGCCCGTGGCGGTGATCGAGCCGGAGAGCGGCGAACAGGACGAGGACACACTTCCGGTATTCTTCTTTCCCGGAGGCCCGGGCTACTCTTCGCTGGGAGAACTCGAGTACATGGAACAGCTGCTCGAAGACGTCGGCAACCGCACCCTGGTGACCATGGATCACCGCGGCTTCATCCATGCCGACCCGGCACTCGAGTGTCCTGGTTACGCCGAGGTATCGCCTTACCACAACATCATCCATACCCCGGCCATTACCGCCTCGCTGGAGCCGATGCACCGGCTGGGAATCATTACCTCGGCGGTGGAAGCGTGCTATCGCAAGCTGACCGAGGAGGGACACGATGTCAGCCAGTACAATAGCCATACCGTCTCGCGTGACGTGGACGAGCTCCGCCAGCTGCTCGGTCACGAGCGGATCGACGGCTTTGGCTCGTCCACAGGCAGCGGTACTCTTGCTTCCTTCATTCAGTACCATCCCGAGAGCATCCGCGCCGCCATCTTCGGCTGGCCGTGGTTCAACCACCTGCGCAACCGCCCGCCGGTGGACGAGCTCTATACCGCCAAGCAGACATTCACCGATACCCTGGCCCTGTGCGCCGCTGAAGACGAGGCATGCCGGGAGATGCTACCCAACTGGATGCAGGCCTTCGACCGCGCCCGCCGCATGCTGGATGCCCGCCCCTATGTCGCCCATGTCGCCACACCCTACGGCCGCACCGAGACGCTCTATTTCGATGGTGCAGCCTTGTTCGACACGCTGTACCTGACGCTGGCCTCCGATTATGCCGAACTGCCGAGCCTTCTCGCCGAAGTCGGGGCCGGCGACTACTCCCGGCTCGAGGCATTCTTCCGTACCGATGACTACGATCCCGAGCCCGAGGCACCGAACTATGCACTCGGCTATTTCCTCGCCCATGTCTGCAGCGATATGGGCACGAACCGCCCGAGCCGGGATGACTCCATTTCCGCCGTGGAGCGCGAACCCGCGGTGCTCGGCTTCGAGCCACCCTGGCTGTGCGCATGGTGGGGCGAGGATGGGGACGTGCCGGCCGAACATAACGACCCGCCAGTGAGTGAGACGCCGGCACTGGCGATTCACGGCGAGATGGACCCATGCTGCGGAACGCGCTGGAGCCGTCATCTCCAGCGCACCATGCCCAACCTGCAATACGTGGAACTGCAGGCACTCGGCCACAGTCCGGTCAACGAATGCCGTTCGACCCTGATCCAGGCCTTTCTCGACGATCCGCACAGCCCGGTCGACGCCAGCTGTCGCGATGAAACCGCCCGGGAGCCTTGGGTGATCGAGACATCTGCAGAGTAA
- a CDS encoding S41 family peptidase: protein MRKVLTRHVLTPAKPLVFKFSLLALIAGLAFSASSALLAQSGQVGLPRFPSISPDGSELIFSWRGDLWRASSDGGEAVRLTRHNLDDLHSSWSPDGEWIVFASMRDGYLNLWRMRRDGSELSQLTHGDQHLRSPSYASDQNGEPVITFSGMLEADVYRDQRPYRIDPEGGDYSRLHDAFGSEPQFSPSGQQVVFTRGGAYHDWNRRHYRGPDAMNIWLHEVGTERFEPLTERNGDDGMARWVDEDTLLFMSDREDQTVNLYRMELDAERTIERLTELDQRDLQYFDVSRDGSTAVLQVWDTLLTLDLETPNAEPEPITLRAPDDGRDRHALRRVDRDVSEAALSPDGQTMAYIAYGRVYVRHVDEQSPTRLVTSGTHARHHSLAWSPDGLRLYFVNDADGSESIYEARVALTRDEVRRSHERQRARSRVSARHWDGNTTVSLASTGPDVDPELDVQENTEADYDPDLAVRGEEPEDPFAPQDPGFILDPVLIPQPGDPNDVPSTTQEPQVEIESIPEEDLEEEPPEDFPTNRDPTRWHDAIQFNVSPVVAGDANDRDVSPSPDGRFLAFRRGRGDLVILNLESGEERTLVEGWDSFMRWRWSPDSRYIAYSQNDLDFSANIFVVPANGSEEPVNITRHPRNDLNPRWSADGRKLTFISNRSGENYDLYRVYLDREIETYTPRELSTYYRNAREEARDRSPLPVDGDAEAATQDAAELDLENAWRRIERITASPTHQTANEMTPGGDRYVFNDGSAGLVATNWDGSNRTRIGPRANVQQLNITGEQVVYIVNGRVGVANLSGNGSPRYLDISDRLRIDLRQQALQKFYEAARVIGENFYRTDLKGLDWPAVVADYASLIRRARTSSEFSDIANRLMGELAASHMGVSNPGPVSALREPSGRLGIEYESIVSKQDGRLGFRVTEVIPEGPASRGPMPLAAGDIITEIGLQPFEEHETLLQRLSGQVDQEVIVTIDRPGEDGYTEYRTMLRTVGLSELARLKYDAFREESRRRVDELSNGRLGYLHIQAMNQTSLEGFQGDLYAAAEGKDGLIIDVRNNGGGNTTDRILTSIMAGEHAYTIPAGADRNETGHYPQDRLDAPRYTLPINMLANEKSYSNAEILAHAFTTLDRGRLIGQQTYGGVISTLSHTLIDGATVRLPFRGWYLPDGTDMEHNGAIPDLLVEQTPQDEVAGRDRQLEAAVDDLLKRIDGEE from the coding sequence ATGAGGAAGGTTCTCACCCGTCACGTCCTCACTCCCGCCAAGCCCTTGGTCTTTAAATTCTCGCTCCTGGCACTCATCGCCGGCCTGGCATTCAGCGCGTCGAGTGCCCTGCTGGCGCAATCCGGCCAGGTCGGATTACCTCGTTTCCCCTCGATCAGCCCCGATGGTTCAGAACTTATCTTCAGTTGGCGTGGCGACCTGTGGCGTGCATCGAGCGACGGCGGCGAGGCGGTGCGCCTGACCCGTCACAACCTCGACGACCTGCACTCCAGTTGGAGCCCGGACGGCGAGTGGATCGTGTTCGCCTCGATGCGCGACGGCTACCTCAACCTGTGGCGCATGCGCCGAGACGGCAGCGAACTCTCCCAGTTGACCCATGGCGACCAGCACCTGCGCAGCCCTTCCTATGCCAGTGACCAGAACGGCGAGCCTGTAATCACCTTCTCGGGCATGCTCGAGGCCGACGTCTACCGCGACCAGCGCCCTTACCGGATCGACCCGGAGGGTGGCGACTATTCCCGGCTGCACGATGCCTTCGGCTCCGAGCCTCAGTTCTCGCCGAGTGGCCAACAGGTCGTCTTCACCCGCGGCGGGGCCTACCACGACTGGAACCGTCGACATTACCGCGGCCCGGATGCCATGAACATCTGGCTGCACGAGGTCGGCACCGAGCGTTTCGAGCCGTTGACCGAGCGCAACGGCGATGACGGCATGGCCCGTTGGGTCGATGAGGACACCTTGCTGTTCATGTCCGACCGCGAAGACCAGACGGTCAATCTTTACCGCATGGAACTCGATGCCGAGCGTACAATCGAGCGGCTCACTGAGCTAGATCAGCGCGATCTGCAATATTTCGATGTTTCCCGCGACGGTAGCACTGCCGTACTGCAGGTGTGGGACACGCTGCTCACTCTCGACCTGGAGACGCCGAACGCCGAACCCGAGCCCATCACTCTTCGCGCGCCCGACGATGGTCGCGACAGACATGCCCTGCGGCGTGTCGATCGAGACGTCAGCGAGGCGGCCTTGAGCCCGGATGGACAGACCATGGCCTATATCGCCTATGGCCGCGTGTACGTGCGTCATGTCGATGAGCAGAGCCCGACCCGGCTGGTCACGTCAGGCACCCATGCCCGGCACCACAGCCTGGCCTGGTCGCCCGACGGCCTGCGGCTCTACTTCGTCAACGACGCCGACGGCAGTGAGTCGATCTACGAGGCACGGGTAGCACTGACTCGGGACGAGGTGCGTCGCAGCCATGAACGCCAGCGTGCGCGAAGCCGTGTCTCCGCCCGTCACTGGGATGGCAACACCACCGTCTCGCTGGCCTCGACGGGCCCCGATGTCGACCCCGAGCTCGACGTCCAAGAGAACACCGAGGCGGACTACGACCCCGACCTGGCAGTACGCGGCGAGGAGCCGGAGGATCCCTTCGCCCCGCAGGATCCAGGTTTCATCCTGGACCCCGTTCTGATTCCGCAACCCGGCGATCCCAACGACGTTCCCTCCACTACCCAGGAACCCCAGGTGGAAATCGAGAGCATCCCCGAAGAGGACCTGGAGGAGGAGCCGCCCGAGGACTTTCCCACCAACCGTGACCCGACGCGCTGGCACGATGCCATTCAGTTCAATGTCAGCCCGGTGGTCGCCGGTGACGCTAACGATCGAGATGTGTCACCCTCACCGGATGGGCGCTTCCTGGCCTTCCGCCGTGGCCGTGGCGACCTGGTTATCCTCAATCTCGAGAGCGGAGAAGAGCGCACTCTGGTCGAAGGTTGGGACAGCTTCATGCGATGGCGCTGGTCCCCCGACAGCCGCTACATTGCCTATTCCCAGAACGACCTCGACTTCAGTGCCAATATCTTTGTGGTCCCGGCGAACGGCTCGGAAGAGCCGGTCAACATTACCCGGCATCCACGCAACGACCTCAATCCGCGCTGGTCGGCGGACGGCCGCAAGCTGACCTTCATCTCCAACCGCTCCGGAGAGAATTACGACCTGTACCGGGTTTACCTGGACCGCGAGATCGAGACCTATACGCCACGCGAACTCAGCACCTACTACCGTAATGCCCGTGAGGAAGCGCGAGATCGCTCTCCGCTGCCGGTCGACGGCGATGCTGAAGCAGCGACACAGGATGCTGCGGAGCTCGACTTGGAGAACGCCTGGCGCCGCATTGAGCGCATCACCGCCTCCCCGACCCACCAGACAGCCAACGAGATGACCCCGGGGGGCGACCGCTACGTCTTCAATGACGGCAGCGCAGGGCTAGTGGCGACAAACTGGGACGGCAGCAACCGAACCCGCATCGGCCCCAGGGCCAACGTGCAGCAGCTCAACATTACCGGCGAGCAAGTGGTCTACATCGTGAATGGCCGGGTTGGCGTGGCCAATCTCTCCGGCAACGGCTCCCCCCGCTATCTGGACATCTCCGACCGGCTGCGCATTGACCTGCGCCAGCAGGCGCTGCAGAAGTTCTACGAGGCGGCCCGCGTCATCGGCGAGAACTTCTACCGCACTGATCTGAAGGGGCTGGACTGGCCTGCCGTAGTCGCGGATTACGCCTCGTTGATTCGCCGTGCTCGTACTTCCAGCGAGTTCAGTGACATCGCCAACCGACTGATGGGTGAACTGGCGGCGTCGCATATGGGCGTGTCCAACCCCGGCCCGGTGTCGGCGCTGCGTGAACCCTCGGGAAGGCTGGGTATCGAGTACGAAAGCATCGTCTCGAAGCAAGACGGCCGCCTCGGCTTTCGCGTCACCGAGGTGATACCGGAGGGACCGGCGAGCCGCGGCCCCATGCCTCTGGCGGCGGGTGACATCATTACCGAGATCGGCTTGCAGCCCTTCGAGGAGCACGAGACCCTGCTACAGCGATTGAGCGGCCAGGTGGACCAGGAGGTGATCGTCACTATCGATCGTCCGGGCGAGGATGGTTATACCGAATACCGCACCATGCTACGTACGGTGGGTCTTTCCGAGCTCGCCCGCCTGAAATACGACGCCTTCCGCGAGGAGAGCCGGCGCCGCGTCGACGAACTTTCCAACGGTCGGCTCGGCTATCTGCATATCCAAGCCATGAACCAGACCTCGCTGGAGGGTTTCCAGGGCGATCTCTACGCCGCAGCAGAAGGCAAGGATGGCTTGATCATCGACGTGCGCAACAATGGCGGTGGCAATACGACAGATCGCATCCTGACCTCTATCATGGCGGGAGAACACGCCTACACGATTCCCGCGGGCGCCGATCGCAACGAGACCGGCCACTATCCCCAGGACCGCCTGGATGCGCCGCGCTATACGCTGCCGATCAACATGCTGGCCAACGAGAAGAGTTATTCCAACGCCGAGATCCTGGCACATGCCTTCACCACGCTCGATCGCGGCAGGCTGATCGGTCAGCAGACGTACGGCGGGGTAATCTCCACTCTCAGCCATACGCTGATCGACGGGGCCACAGTACGCCTGCCCTTTCGCGGTTGGTACCTGCCGGATGGCACCGACATGGAACACAACGGCGCCATACCGGACCTGTTGGTCGAGCAGACGCCGCAGGACGAGGTGGCCGGTCGCGACCGCCAGCTCGAGGCGGCGGTAGACGACCTGTTGAAGCGCATCGATGGGGAGGAGTAA
- a CDS encoding antibiotic biosynthesis monooxygenase family protein, translated as MTRIAKTPEPPYYAVIFTSLRTVGDNGYGLMAERMAELAAQQPGFLGLESAREELGVTISYWESLEAIQQWKQNVEHREAQRLGRNDWYAAFQVRIAKVERDYAFGNRNDSEG; from the coding sequence ATGACCCGTATCGCGAAGACACCGGAGCCGCCCTATTACGCCGTCATCTTCACCTCGCTGCGCACGGTGGGAGACAACGGTTATGGGTTGATGGCCGAGCGTATGGCCGAGCTGGCTGCTCAGCAACCGGGTTTTCTCGGGCTGGAATCGGCACGCGAGGAGTTGGGCGTGACGATTTCCTATTGGGAGAGCCTCGAGGCAATCCAGCAATGGAAGCAGAACGTGGAGCACCGCGAAGCACAGCGCCTCGGACGCAATGACTGGTATGCCGCCTTTCAGGTACGCATTGCCAAGGTCGAGCGTGACTACGCTTTCGGCAATCGCAACGACTCTGAGGGTTGA
- a CDS encoding MFS transporter: MPTLTLDHGRRVSLIYFFAFIAIGMCVGLLGPTLPYLADMTGSGMGQIAILFTARAMGTMLGSVLSGVLIDRFDGHRVLTAMLLLLAVGLAAVPFSQTLILLAALMLLLGLTEVSVNAGANTLLLWTHGTASPPWISALHFCFGLGNMLVPLVLVTVLRLEFSFAWAFWLVALYVVVLLFPLLSQASPRSPDITIGDRAAPPPQDGLRLAIFLLMFGLYVGMEVTFAGWITAYGMLSGLAPTEAALLVTLFWLTLSAGRLLAIPLIRLLSPWKVLRGCLALGLFSALALHGQWLPLPLIALLFGLAASAIFPTLFGLSNQLMPISGRTTGWIFLSSGLGGMALPSLTGPLLERAGTEAFPVLLVTLVGLLLLGLIALRARVKRSSGR, encoded by the coding sequence ATGCCGACGCTGACGCTCGATCACGGACGACGGGTCTCTCTGATCTATTTCTTCGCCTTCATCGCCATCGGTATGTGTGTCGGTCTGCTCGGCCCGACCCTGCCCTACCTCGCCGACATGACGGGATCGGGCATGGGCCAGATTGCCATTCTGTTCACTGCTCGCGCCATGGGCACCATGCTGGGCTCGGTGCTCTCCGGTGTGCTGATCGATCGCTTCGACGGACACCGGGTATTGACGGCGATGTTGCTGCTGCTGGCAGTCGGCCTCGCCGCGGTACCGTTCAGCCAGACGTTGATACTGCTCGCTGCCCTGATGTTGTTGCTCGGCCTGACCGAGGTGTCGGTCAATGCCGGTGCCAATACACTGCTGTTGTGGACCCATGGCACAGCGTCGCCGCCCTGGATCAGCGCGCTGCATTTTTGCTTCGGCCTCGGCAACATGCTGGTACCGCTGGTGCTGGTGACAGTGCTGCGCCTGGAGTTCTCCTTTGCCTGGGCATTCTGGCTCGTCGCCCTGTATGTCGTAGTCCTGCTGTTTCCGCTGCTGAGCCAGGCCAGCCCTCGGTCACCCGACATCACCATCGGCGACCGCGCCGCCCCACCGCCTCAGGATGGCTTGCGGCTGGCGATTTTCCTGCTGATGTTCGGCCTCTATGTCGGCATGGAGGTCACCTTCGCCGGCTGGATCACCGCCTATGGCATGCTCAGCGGCCTGGCACCCACGGAGGCCGCCCTTCTGGTAACGCTGTTTTGGCTGACGCTATCCGCCGGGCGCCTGTTGGCCATACCGCTGATTCGCCTGCTGTCACCTTGGAAAGTCCTGCGCGGCTGTCTTGCGCTGGGCCTGTTCAGCGCACTGGCGCTGCACGGCCAGTGGTTGCCGCTACCGCTCATTGCCCTGCTCTTCGGTCTCGCCGCGTCAGCGATCTTTCCCACCCTGTTCGGGTTGAGCAACCAGTTGATGCCCATCAGCGGGCGCACCACCGGCTGGATCTTCCTTTCCAGCGGGCTCGGCGGCATGGCACTGCCCTCCCTGACCGGCCCACTGCTGGAACGCGCCGGCACGGAAGCCTTTCCCGTGTTGCTTGTGACCCTGGTCGGCTTGTTGCTCCTAGGGCTCATCGCTCTTCGCGCCAGAGTGAAGCGCAGTTCCGGTCGATAA
- a CDS encoding DUF3422 domain-containing protein, translated as MHPQRERLHNELHARPSIYFSEPAHLYHYAFFADVQTHTAMLGQLAETTGAACNADAAQQILTFEGMVLKWERHTEFSTLTLMVPKAEGSEAWSTPPAWLTKVVEAQQAALMNATLVLVESVDTWRGSAEAYGFNDPAGSQVGGGDATVWSDFHLDSAGFNRLLMLNEGLNAFRLGRMVRRLLEIETYRMMASLSLPLAKELALELEGYEVELGELSDRNAEKEEASPRPLLTALSQLSARLERSGARSRQRFSATEAYARIVFSRIEELREARVDHCPRLGTFILRRFRPTVHYCAAIHERQESLAESAARLNDLLRTRAQVEIEEQNISILNSLDERASSQLKIQKAVEGLSIIVISYYVFSLFKLGLDSLEALGVVVPPHTAAAVLGPLAVLIVGLLAWRIWRVKQH; from the coding sequence ATGCATCCCCAACGAGAACGATTGCACAACGAACTGCACGCACGCCCCTCGATCTATTTCTCCGAGCCAGCGCACCTCTACCACTACGCCTTCTTCGCTGACGTTCAAACCCACACCGCCATGCTGGGACAACTGGCTGAAACGACCGGCGCCGCCTGCAATGCCGATGCGGCTCAGCAGATTCTTACTTTCGAGGGCATGGTGTTGAAGTGGGAGCGTCATACCGAGTTCTCCACCCTGACCCTGATGGTGCCAAAGGCCGAAGGAAGCGAGGCGTGGAGCACCCCGCCAGCATGGCTGACGAAGGTCGTCGAGGCGCAGCAGGCTGCCCTGATGAATGCCACTCTGGTCTTGGTGGAAAGCGTCGATACCTGGCGGGGCAGTGCCGAAGCGTACGGCTTCAACGACCCGGCCGGTTCGCAGGTGGGCGGCGGCGACGCCACGGTGTGGAGCGATTTCCACCTCGACAGCGCGGGCTTCAATCGTCTGCTGATGCTCAATGAGGGGCTCAATGCCTTCCGCCTCGGGCGTATGGTGCGCCGTCTGTTGGAGATCGAAACTTACCGCATGATGGCCTCGCTATCGCTGCCCCTGGCCAAGGAGCTGGCGCTGGAACTGGAAGGCTACGAGGTCGAGCTGGGGGAGCTTTCCGATCGCAACGCCGAGAAGGAAGAGGCCAGTCCGCGGCCGCTGTTGACGGCACTGTCCCAGCTTTCTGCGCGACTGGAACGCAGCGGTGCCCGCTCGCGCCAACGCTTCAGTGCTACGGAAGCCTATGCTCGCATCGTGTTTTCCCGTATCGAGGAGCTCCGGGAGGCGCGGGTCGATCACTGCCCCCGGCTGGGCACCTTCATCCTGCGGCGCTTTCGCCCCACGGTGCACTACTGTGCCGCCATTCATGAGCGTCAGGAGAGCCTGGCCGAGAGCGCTGCTCGGTTGAACGACCTGTTGCGAACCCGCGCCCAGGTGGAAATCGAGGAGCAGAACATAAGCATCCTCAACAGCCTCGACGAGCGGGCGAGCAGTCAGCTCAAGATCCAGAAGGCGGTGGAGGGACTCTCGATCATCGTCATCAGCTACTATGTCTTCAGCCTATTCAAGTTGGGCCTGGATAGCTTGGAGGCACTGGGCGTCGTAGTCCCGCCCCACACCGCGGCGGCCGTCCTGGGACCGCTGGCAGTATTGATCGTCGGCCTGCTGGCCTGGCGAATCTGGCGGGTGAAGCAGCACTGA